GGAGCCGCCCCCCGCGCAACTGCCCTGACCGCGCGAGGCAGCTCCTCGGTCGGACGCCCCACACCCCGTCTGCCCCGCACAGCCGACGGCCGGTAGAGGCGCCCGACGACAGCTCCGGGCTGCGGTGCCGCACAGGTTGAGGGTCCTGTGTCGGCGCCGTGGCCCGTAGTGCTTTTCCGCACTCTGCGCAGATGCCCAGCCGGCTACGGTCCAGGGGCTCGGGGAACTGCGAGGAGATCTGGCGTTCGGGTCACTGCGAAAGTGCCTGACCACCTACGCGCGATCACCTTTCCGAGGTCGGCGCCGCCGTTCCCCGGGCCCCTGACGGTGCACCGTGTGCCTAGTGCGTCTCGGTGATCTTGGCGAGGGCGCGGGGGGCGTCGGGGTCCTGGCCGCGGGCGATGGCCACCTCGTAGGCGAGTTGCTGGAGCGGCAGGATCTCCAGGACGGGCTGGATCTCCTCGGGGACCCCGGGCGGGAGGGCGAAGCCCGCGGAGGCGGTGTCCACCTGGTCCTGCTGCCCGATCACCACCAGGTCCGCACCCCGGCCGCGCAGCCGGTCCAGCACCGGCTGCAGCGCTTCGCCGCCCTTGCCGTCCGGCACCACCGCGATCACCGGTGAGACGTTGTCGACCATCGCCAGCGGCCCGTGCAGCAGGTCCGCGCCGGAGAACGGGGAGGCGGGGATGTAGGTGGTCTCCATCAGCTTGAGCGCGCCCTCCCGCGCGGTCGGGTAGCCGTAGCCGCGCGAGGTGAGCACCAGCCGCTGGGCGAACCGGTACCGCTCCGCCAGCGCCTTGACCTCGGCCTGCCGTTCGAGCACCTGCCCGGCCAGCTCGGGCAGCACCTCGGCGGCCGCACCGTCCCCGCCGCGCAGGCCCTCGACCAGCAGGTAGAGGGCGAGCAGCTCGGCGGTGTAGGTCTTGGTGGCGGGCAGTGCCTTCTCCGGACCGGCCAGCAGGTCGATGTGGAACTCGGAGACGTCGGCCAGCGGCGAGTCGGCGTTGTTGGTGACCGCCAGGGTGATCGCGCCGGCCTCCCGGGCAGCCTTGGTGGAGGCCACCAGGTCGGGCGAGCCGCCGGACTGACTGATCGTGACCACCAGCACGTCGGTCAGGTCGGGCCTGGCCCCGTACGCGGTGGTGGTGGACATCGAGGTGAGGCCGGCCGGCTTGCCGAGCAGGATCTCGACCAGGTACTTGGCGTAGAGCGCCGCGTTGTCCGAGGTGCCGCGGGCGGTCAGCAGCACGAAGCGCGGCTTGCGGGCGGCGATCTCCGCCGCGATCTCGCGGATCTTCGGGCCGCCCTGGTCGAGGATCCGCCGCAGGACGGCGGGCTGCTCGGCCATCTCCGTCGCCATGATCCGGCCGGGTGCGGGCGGGTTCTGCGGGTCGGTCATCTGACGGTGCCTCCGCTCGGGACGGTCGCTCTCCAAGCGTGATGCTACGAGCGCGGCCGCCCCCGGGCACCCCGCGGTGCGCCGTCCGGGCAGGACGGGCGGCGCACCGGCGGGCGGCGGGCAGCGGGTCAGGACGGGTTGTTGATCAACTCGTCGATCTTCGCGTCCGCCTCCTGGGTGGCCTGGTCGACCGACTTGCCCTTGAGGATGTCGTTCAGCATGTTCACCAGGACGTTCTGCTTCTCGATCGCGCCCCAGCCGGGGGCGATCGGGGTGAACCAGGCGTCCGGCACCGCGTTGGCGGCGGCGGCGGTGGCGGGCTTGGACTTCAGCGGGCCGAGCTGGGTCAGGTTGTTCGGCAGGGTGTCCTTGTCGACCAGCACCTGCTGCGACTTGGCGCTGGTGAACATCCGGATCCAGTCCTTGGCCGCCTCCGGGGCCTGCGACTTGGCGGTCACCGCGAGGTCGGAGCCGCCGATGAAGGAGGGCAGCGGCTTGCCGTTCGGGCCCGGCATGCCGACCACCTTGAGGGCGTCCTTGAGCTTGGGTTCGCCGCCGACCGGCGCGGTCGCGGTGCCGATCTCCCAGCCGTTGCCGTAGAGCATCGCGGTCTTCGAACGGCCCAGCACGGCGGCCTGGTTGAGCTCGTTCACCGCCAGGTCGCCCTTGTTGTACGTCTTCACCAGCTCGACGAAGTGCTGGACGCCCTGCTGGGACTTGGCGTCGTGCAGCGTGCCGTGCCACTTGCCGGTGCTGTCGAACCGGGCGATGCTGCCGCCGTAGGCGGTCACGTAGGACATCGCGGCGTACCAGTACGGGCCGGGGAGGTAGAGCGCGGAGTAGCCCTTGTCGCCCTTGTGCTTGGCCGCCACCTTGTCGAGCGCGGCCCGGAGCTGCTCCTCGGTCTGCGGGAACTCGGCGCTGCCGGTGGCCTCCTGGAAGGCCGCGGCGTTGTAGATGCCGACCCGGGCGCCCGCGTAGTACGGCACGCAGTAGAGCTTCTCCTGGTACGTGCAGGTGTTGACCAGGCCCTGGATCCAGGTGTCGGAGTTCTCGAAGCTGGCTTTGTCGACCGGCGCCAGCGAACCGTTCAGGATGTACTTCATGGTCTCGGTGTTGCCGAGTTCGACCACGTCGGGTGCCGTGCCGGCGGTCAGCGCCGAATCCAGCTTGGCGATCTTGTCGGCCCAGGTCTGGTAGCTGAGCTTGAGATCGACCTTCGGGTACTTAGCGGCGAACTCGTCGTTGACCTGCTGGACCAGTTCGGGCCAGTTCGCCTGCGCCTCGTTCATCAGCCAGATGGTGACCGAGCCGGTGACCGTCTTGGGGTCGGTGCTGCTCGGGCCGCCGTTGGCTCCGGAACCGGCGCTGCCCCCGCAGGCCGCTGTGCTGGCGAGCAGTGCCGCGACGCCGAACGTCGCCATGAGCCGACGGTTCACGCCATCCTCCCGGTTGCTTGGTCCGGTCCAACTGTGGTTTAGACCGGATTGCCTGGAGACTGGCCTAGACCACAGCTGGTGTCAACGATTCGCGAAGCTCAAGTGTCGGACGTTGCAGACCTGTTGTGCATTGTGTGCACCCTGTGGCCATCCCGACACTAAGGGTTTCATTAAGGCTCCCTTAAGCTCCTCTTGAGGGAACATCGTCATTTCGGCCCGGCATTCTTCCGGCTCCGGAAAATGCGCCCGGAAACCCGAAAACCCGGAAACCCACCTACCGGCGTAGGTGGGTTTCCGGGTGGCTTTCCAGTACGGCCTACTGGCCGGTGAGCACCTCGACGGCGGCGAGCCCGAGGACCCGTGCGGCCCCGTGGGTGGCGATGTACAGGGCTCCGGCGGGCGCGGCCTGCGGGACCCCCATCTCGACCACGGCGCCGTCCGGACGGGCCGTCAGGACCCGCTCCAGCACTGCCGTCATCCACTCGTAGCGGTGCGCGTCGCGGACCACCAGGACCAGGCTGCGGCCCTCGGCCCCGGCCAGCAGCCGGGCCACCGTGGCGTCCAGCAGCTCGGGCGTCGCGTCCGCCGAGTCGACCTTGGCCGTCCGGGTGCCCGGGAAGCGGGCCGCCAGCAGGCCGGAGAGGCCCCAGGGGGTGTCGTCGCCGACCGCGAAGTTGGGCTGGTCGGAGAGCGAGACCACGTACGGGCGCTCGGTCACCGGCGGGAAGGCCCGGCCCGGGGCGCGGACCACGCGCAGCGCGCGGCGGGCGGCCCGCAGGCCGATCGCCAGGTCCGGCTCGCCCAGCTGGGCCTGCGACTCGATCCGGGCCCAGCTGCCGAGGGTGCGGACCCGCTGGGCCGCGTCGGCCAGCCGCTCCGCCGGGAGCGCGCCGGAGCGGACGCCCTCGACGATCGCGTCCCGGAGCTCCAGGACGGTCTCCTCCTCGGTGGAGCCGCCGCCGACGCAGATCGCGTCGGCCCCGGCGGCCAGCGCCATCACGGTGCCCGGGCCCATGCCGTAGGTGTCCGCGATGGCGCCCATCTCGATGCCGTCGGTGACGATCAGGCCCTGGTAGCCCAGCTGACCCCGGAGCAGGTCGGTGAGCACCGCGCGGCTGAGCGTCGCGGGCAGCTTCGGGTCCAGCGCCGGGACCATGATGTGAGCGGTCATCACGGCCTTGGCGCCAGCCTCGATCGCCGCCAGGAACGGCACCAGGTCGCGCGAGCGGAGCAGGTCCACGTCGACGTCCACCATCGGCAGGCCGAGGTGCGAGTCGACCGCGGTGTCGCCGTGGCCGGGGAAGTGCTTGGCGCAGGCGGCCACGCCGACCTGCTGCAGGCCCTCCACCCAGGCGGCGGTGTGCCGGGCGCACAGCTCGGGGTCGGCGCCGAACGAGCGGACGCCGATCACCGGGTTGCGCGGGTTGGAGTTGACGTCCGCCGCCGGCGCCCAGTTGTAGTTGATACCGCAGGTGGCCAGCGCCCGGCCGAGCTCGCGGGCCACGTCCCGGGTGAGCCCGGTGTCGTCCACCGCGCCGAGCGCCAGGTTGCCCGGCCAGGAGGAGCCGGAGCCGACCTCCAGGCGGGTGACGTCGCCGCCCTCCTCGTCGATCGCGATCAGCAGGTCCGGGTTCTCCGAACGCAGCTCGGCGGTGAGCGCCGCGAGCTGCTCCGGGTTCACCACGTTGCGGGCGAACAGGGCGACCGACCCGAGCCCGGCGGCCAGGTGACGGCGGACCCACTCCGGCATGGTGGTGCCGACGAACCCGGGCTGAAGGACCGTCAGCGCGTCGCGGTGCAGCTGGTCGCTGTCGGTCACGGCGGGGGTGAGGATGCTCATGATCGGGTCATCCCTTCACGGCACCGGCGGTGAGACCGGAGGCGATACGGCGCTGGACGAGCAGGAAGAAGATCACCACGGGGATGGCCATCATGGTCGAGCCGGCCATCATCGGCGCGTACTCGGTGCCGCGGGTGGTGGTGAAGTTGCCGAGCCACACGGTCGCGGTGGTGTTGGTCTGGCTGAGCAGCTGCAGCGCGTACAGGTACTCGTTCCAGGCCTGGATGAAGCCGTAGATCGCGGTGGCCACCATGCCGGGCGCGAGCAGCGGGAAGACCACCCGGACGAACGCCCCGGTCCTGGTGCAGCCGTCGACCATGGCCGACTCCTCGAGCTCCTTCGGGATGTTCACGATGAAGCCGCGCAGGGTCCACACCGTGAACGGCAGCACGAAGGTGAGGTAGGTCAGGATGATGCCGGAGAGCTTGTTGTACTGGCCCAGGTCGTTCAGCAGCAGGAAGACCGGGATGATCATCGCGACCAGCGGGACCATCTGCACCGCCAGGATGCCGACGATGACCACCTTGCGGCCGCGGAACGCGAACCGGGAGATCGCCAGCGCGGCCAGCAGGCCGACCACCAGGCCGATCGCCACCGTGGTGCTCGCGATGATCAGGCTGCGGAAGACCGGGCCCCAGAAGTCGGAGATCTCCAGCGCGCGCTTGAAGTTGTCCAGCGTGACCGGGAACGGCAGGAACTTCGGGTCGGTCGAGATCGCGTCCTTGTCGGACTTCAGCGCGGTGTTGACCATCCAGTACACCGGGAAGCCGAGGATCGTCGCGACCGCGACACCGATCAGGTTGTAGAGGCTGCGGCCCTTGGGGCGCGGCGCCTTCGTCCTGATCTTCGGAGCGGGGGCGGCCGGCGCGGGCGGTTCGGTCACGGCGGTCTCGCGAGGTGCGGCCGAGTCGGTCATCGTCACTCCACCTCTCCAATCTTCAGCATCTGGCGCATGTAGACGGCGATCACGCCGAGCAGCAGCAGAACGGTCAGCAGGGCGATGGCCGAACCCATGGAGTAGTCGTTCACCACGAACGCCTTGTCGTACGAGTACGTGGTGAGCAGCTGGTACTCGGGCTCGGGGTGGCCGCCGCGCATCAGGAAGACCTGGGCGAAGACACCCATGTCCCAGATCACGGAGAGGGTGGCCAGCATGACGATGATCGGCTTCAGCACCGGGATGGTGACGTAGCGGAAGACCTTGAAGGCGCCGGCGCCGTCCATCCGGGCCGCCTCCTCCAGCTCCTTCGGGACCTGGGTGAGACCGGCGTGCAGGGTGATCGCCACGAACGGGACCGCGCCCCAGACCACCAGCGCCATGATGATGGTGAAGCCCTGGGTGGAGTCGATGAACCAGTTGTGCCGGTCGAAGTCCAGACCGACCTTGGTCAGCAGCCAGTTGACGACGCCGTAGTCGGTGTCGAACATCCACTTGAAGACGGTGACGGCGACCACGATCGGCATCGCCCAGCTCGCCACCAGGGCGATGTTCATCAGCGTCTTCACCCAGCCGGAGACCCGGATCAGCAGCATCGCGATCAGCAGGCCGAACACCATGGTGAAGCCCACGGCGCCGACGGTGAAGACGATGGTGCGGACCACCACGTCCCAGAAGACGCTGTCGCTCAGCACCGTGGAGAAGTTGTCGAAGCCGAGCCACTCGGTGGGCTGGAAACCCCACAGCTGGGACTGGCCGAAGTTCTGGAACGACAGGACGGCCAGGCGGACCAGTGGGTAGCCGAGCACCACGGCCAGCACGGCCATGGTCGGCGCCAGCAGCAGCCACGGGGTGGCGGCACCGGAGAAGCGGCTGCCCAGCGAACGGGGCGCTCTCCCGGGGGCGGGGGCTGCCGCGGGTGATGAGGGCCGCTGCGGCGGCACCTTCGCGGTGGATGTGTCGGCACTCATCACGTGCTCCTCAGCTACGCCTGGCGCTTGCATACGTCAGTGGCCTCACGACCGGGGCCCGCCGGCCCCCTCTCACTGCGAGGGGGCCGGCGGGCTGACGGTGGATCAGGCCTTGTTGATCAGGCCGTCGATGGCGGTGTCGGCGTCCTTCGCGGCAGCCTCGACCGTCTTCTTGCCCTGGGCGATGTCCTGCAGGGCGTTCTGCAGGACGTTCGCCTTCTCGACCTGCAGCCAGCCCGGCGCGGTCGGGACGAACCAGCTGATCTCGGCCGCGGTCGCGGTGGGCGCGGTCTTCGGGTCCGCCTTGAGCGGGGCCAGCTGGGTCTTGTTGTTCGGCAGGTTGCCCGCCTTGATCAGGACCTCCTGCGCCTTGCTGTTGGTGAAGGCGTTGATCCACTCGGAGGCGGCGGTCTTGGCCTTCGACTTCACCGGCACGGCGAGGTCCGAGCCACCGAGGAAGGTGGAGAGGTTCTTGCCGGACGGGCCGGGCATCACGAAGGAGACGATGTTCTCCTTGAGCTTGCCACCGGTCTTGTCGAACTTCGGGTCGGCGGCGGAGCCACCCTCCCAGCCCGAGCCGTAGATCATGTTGGAGCTGCCCAGGCCGTAGACGATGTAGCGGTCCGCGTCGTCCTTGGTCAGGTCACCCTTCATGTACTTGCCGAGGGCGTCCTTCCAGGCGGTGAGGCCCTTGACGGACTCCGGGCTGGACAGGGTGGCCTTCCACTTGTCGCCGTCCTGCTTGGCGATCGAGCCGCCCGCGTCGGTGACGAAGGACATCGCGGTGTACCAGTCACGCGACGGCTGGTACCAGGCGGAGAACTTGTCGCCCTGCTTGGCCTGGATCTTGTCCAGGGCCGCGGTCAGGTCGGCGTAGGTGGTCGGCACGGCGGTGACGCCGGCGTCCGCGGCGATGTCCTTGCGCCAGGTGGCCACGCGGGCACCGGCGTAGTAGGGGACACCGTAGGTCTTGCCGTTGTAGGTGGCGGAGGCCTTGAGGCCGTCCAGCCACGCACCGCTGTTCTCGAACTTCGAGGCGTCCAGCGGGGCCAGCGCGCCCTTGATCATGTAGGGCAGCATCTCCGTGTTGCCCATCTCGACCACGTCCGGCACGGCGTCGGTGGCAAGAACGGAGTCGAGCTTGGTGTTCTTGTCCTTCCAGCCGTAGTACTCGTGGTTGATCTTGATGCCCGGGTACTTGGCGGTGATGGCGTCGTCCGCCGACTTCACCAGGTCCGGCCAGTTCTGCTGGGCGTCGACGGTCAGCCACACGGTGAGGGCGGTGGGGGCGGCCTCCTTCGCGTCACCGCCGCTCTTCGCGTCCGAACCACAAGCGGCAAGACCGACGACCATTGCTGCGACGCCGACCGCCGCGATGAGCTGACGCTTCACGCCATCCTCCTGAGGGATGCCCGGGTTGCCCCCACCTGGGCAGCGACGTACCGATACATATCGGTGGAAAGCCTGTCGCGAACCCTTGGAACGGGGTTGGGGAATTCATGTTTGGTCTGCAGTGGTGTAGACCAGATGCCTGGAGCTTGGCCTAGACCAATGGACGTGTCAACGGCTCCAGAACCAATCAGGACCACCCGTTATCAAGCCGACACCGCTCATCGTTCATCGCGTGATGAGGGCCCCGTTCACAGCCCATACGTGCAACGATGTGTGCCGTTGACGAGGAGCGTGGCCTGGGAAGGCTTCGCGAGCACCGGGAGATACGGCGGATGAGCAGCGACGGGGGCACCACTGCCCAGGTGAACCAACCCCAGGGCAAGAGCCTGCCGACGCAGAGCGCGGCCGACCCGACCGCTCGCGTCCCGAAGTACTACGGACTGAAGCGCCATCTGCTCCAGCTCACCGAGACCCAGCCGGCCGGCACCCCGGTGCCGCCGGAGCGCGCGCTGGCCGCGCAGTTCGACACCTCCAGGACCACCGTCCGGCAGGCCCTGCAGGAGCTGGTGGTCGAGGGCCGGCTGGAGCGGATCCAGGGCAAGGGCACCTTCGTGGCCAAGCCGAAGGTCGCCCAGGCGCTCCAACTCACCTCCTACACCGAGGACATGAGGGCGCAGGGCCTGGAGCCCACCTCCCGGCTGATCGAGGTCGGCTACATCACCGCCGACGACCGGCTGGCCCCGCTGCTGGACATCAAGCCCGGCGGCCGGGTACTCCGGATCGAGCGGCTGCGGCTCGCCAACGGTGACCCGATGGCGATCGAGGTCGCGCACCTCTCCGCCAAGCGCTTCCCGGCCCTGCGCCGCAACCTGGTCAAGCACAACTCCCTCTACACCGCGCTGCGCGAGGTGTACGGGGTGACCGTGGCGGAGGCCGAGGAGACCATCGAGACCACCCTGGCCAACCCGCGCGAGGCCGGCCTGCTCGGCTCCGACCTCGGCCTGCCGATGCTCCAGCTCTCCCGGCACTCCTTCGACGCCGACGGCGCACCGGTCGAGTGGGTCCGCTCCATCTACCGGGGCGACCGCTACAAGTTCATCACCCGCCTGCAGCGGCCGGCCTCCTGACCGACCGTCTCCTGACGTGGCGCGTTCCGCTATCCGGGAAGTTCTGCACGGAGTAGTGACACGCGTCACCCGGTGACCTAGATTTCGCTGCCGTAGTGACAAGTCGATCACCACGGGTGCTGCTCGGCGGACGCACGATCCTGTGCGTTGCGGCGCGTTGAGGTGAGCCCTCACCAGCGGAGCCGTTCACATGTCGTCAGAAACCCCGGCCGGAGCGCAGCTCCCGGTGGTCACCCCCGCGCGGGTGCTCGCCGGGCTGAGCCTGTTGCTCCCGGTCGTCGCGATGCTCTGGGTGTCCTCGTACACCAAGGCCACCCCCGAGCTCGGCGGACTGCCCTTCTTCTACTGGTACCAGCTGGCCTGGGTGCCGGCCTCGGCGATCTTCACGGTGGCCGCGTACCTGCTGCTGCGCCGGGACGAGCAGGCCCGCAAGGCCGCGGCGGGCGGTGCGTCCGCATGACCCACTCCGGCGTCAACTGGACCGCGCTGACGGTCTTTCTGATCTTCTTCGTCCTGGTCACCGTGATGGGCTTCCTGGCCTCGCGCTGGCGCAAGGCGGACAACGCGCAGCACCTGGACGAGTGGGGCCTGGGCGGCCGGAGCTTCGGCACCTGGG
This genomic interval from Kitasatospora gansuensis contains the following:
- a CDS encoding extracellular solute-binding protein is translated as MNRRLMATFGVAALLASTAACGGSAGSGANGGPSSTDPKTVTGSVTIWLMNEAQANWPELVQQVNDEFAAKYPKVDLKLSYQTWADKIAKLDSALTAGTAPDVVELGNTETMKYILNGSLAPVDKASFENSDTWIQGLVNTCTYQEKLYCVPYYAGARVGIYNAAAFQEATGSAEFPQTEEQLRAALDKVAAKHKGDKGYSALYLPGPYWYAAMSYVTAYGGSIARFDSTGKWHGTLHDAKSQQGVQHFVELVKTYNKGDLAVNELNQAAVLGRSKTAMLYGNGWEIGTATAPVGGEPKLKDALKVVGMPGPNGKPLPSFIGGSDLAVTAKSQAPEAAKDWIRMFTSAKSQQVLVDKDTLPNNLTQLGPLKSKPATAAAANAVPDAWFTPIAPGWGAIEKQNVLVNMLNDILKGKSVDQATQEADAKIDELINNPS
- a CDS encoding carbohydrate ABC transporter permease, whose amino-acid sequence is MMSADTSTAKVPPQRPSSPAAAPAPGRAPRSLGSRFSGAATPWLLLAPTMAVLAVVLGYPLVRLAVLSFQNFGQSQLWGFQPTEWLGFDNFSTVLSDSVFWDVVVRTIVFTVGAVGFTMVFGLLIAMLLIRVSGWVKTLMNIALVASWAMPIVVAVTVFKWMFDTDYGVVNWLLTKVGLDFDRHNWFIDSTQGFTIIMALVVWGAVPFVAITLHAGLTQVPKELEEAARMDGAGAFKVFRYVTIPVLKPIIVMLATLSVIWDMGVFAQVFLMRGGHPEPEYQLLTTYSYDKAFVVNDYSMGSAIALLTVLLLLGVIAVYMRQMLKIGEVE
- a CDS encoding carbohydrate ABC transporter permease produces the protein MTDSAAPRETAVTEPPAPAAPAPKIRTKAPRPKGRSLYNLIGVAVATILGFPVYWMVNTALKSDKDAISTDPKFLPFPVTLDNFKRALEISDFWGPVFRSLIIASTTVAIGLVVGLLAALAISRFAFRGRKVVIVGILAVQMVPLVAMIIPVFLLLNDLGQYNKLSGIILTYLTFVLPFTVWTLRGFIVNIPKELEESAMVDGCTRTGAFVRVVFPLLAPGMVATAIYGFIQAWNEYLYALQLLSQTNTTATVWLGNFTTTRGTEYAPMMAGSTMMAIPVVIFFLLVQRRIASGLTAGAVKG
- a CDS encoding GntR family transcriptional regulator; amino-acid sequence: MSSDGGTTAQVNQPQGKSLPTQSAADPTARVPKYYGLKRHLLQLTETQPAGTPVPPERALAAQFDTSRTTVRQALQELVVEGRLERIQGKGTFVAKPKVAQALQLTSYTEDMRAQGLEPTSRLIEVGYITADDRLAPLLDIKPGGRVLRIERLRLANGDPMAIEVAHLSAKRFPALRRNLVKHNSLYTALREVYGVTVAEAEETIETTLANPREAGLLGSDLGLPMLQLSRHSFDADGAPVEWVRSIYRGDRYKFITRLQRPAS
- a CDS encoding SIS domain-containing protein: MTDPQNPPAPGRIMATEMAEQPAVLRRILDQGGPKIREIAAEIAARKPRFVLLTARGTSDNAALYAKYLVEILLGKPAGLTSMSTTTAYGARPDLTDVLVVTISQSGGSPDLVASTKAAREAGAITLAVTNNADSPLADVSEFHIDLLAGPEKALPATKTYTAELLALYLLVEGLRGGDGAAAEVLPELAGQVLERQAEVKALAERYRFAQRLVLTSRGYGYPTAREGALKLMETTYIPASPFSGADLLHGPLAMVDNVSPVIAVVPDGKGGEALQPVLDRLRGRGADLVVIGQQDQVDTASAGFALPPGVPEEIQPVLEILPLQQLAYEVAIARGQDPDAPRALAKITETH
- a CDS encoding DUF3311 domain-containing protein yields the protein MSSETPAGAQLPVVTPARVLAGLSLLLPVVAMLWVSSYTKATPELGGLPFFYWYQLAWVPASAIFTVAAYLLLRRDEQARKAAAGGASA
- a CDS encoding glycoside hydrolase family 3 protein — protein: MSILTPAVTDSDQLHRDALTVLQPGFVGTTMPEWVRRHLAAGLGSVALFARNVVNPEQLAALTAELRSENPDLLIAIDEEGGDVTRLEVGSGSSWPGNLALGAVDDTGLTRDVARELGRALATCGINYNWAPAADVNSNPRNPVIGVRSFGADPELCARHTAAWVEGLQQVGVAACAKHFPGHGDTAVDSHLGLPMVDVDVDLLRSRDLVPFLAAIEAGAKAVMTAHIMVPALDPKLPATLSRAVLTDLLRGQLGYQGLIVTDGIEMGAIADTYGMGPGTVMALAAGADAICVGGGSTEEETVLELRDAIVEGVRSGALPAERLADAAQRVRTLGSWARIESQAQLGEPDLAIGLRAARRALRVVRAPGRAFPPVTERPYVVSLSDQPNFAVGDDTPWGLSGLLAARFPGTRTAKVDSADATPELLDATVARLLAGAEGRSLVLVVRDAHRYEWMTAVLERVLTARPDGAVVEMGVPQAAPAGALYIATHGAARVLGLAAVEVLTGQ
- a CDS encoding extracellular solute-binding protein; its protein translation is MKRQLIAAVGVAAMVVGLAACGSDAKSGGDAKEAAPTALTVWLTVDAQQNWPDLVKSADDAITAKYPGIKINHEYYGWKDKNTKLDSVLATDAVPDVVEMGNTEMLPYMIKGALAPLDASKFENSGAWLDGLKASATYNGKTYGVPYYAGARVATWRKDIAADAGVTAVPTTYADLTAALDKIQAKQGDKFSAWYQPSRDWYTAMSFVTDAGGSIAKQDGDKWKATLSSPESVKGLTAWKDALGKYMKGDLTKDDADRYIVYGLGSSNMIYGSGWEGGSAADPKFDKTGGKLKENIVSFVMPGPSGKNLSTFLGGSDLAVPVKSKAKTAASEWINAFTNSKAQEVLIKAGNLPNNKTQLAPLKADPKTAPTATAAEISWFVPTAPGWLQVEKANVLQNALQDIAQGKKTVEAAAKDADTAIDGLINKA